The following nucleotide sequence is from Solea senegalensis isolate Sse05_10M linkage group LG19, IFAPA_SoseM_1, whole genome shotgun sequence.
AGAAGCTGATTTATGCTGGTAAAATCCTGCAGGATGACACGCCCATTAAAGACTACAAAATTGACGAGAAGAACTTTGTTGTAGTGATGGTGTCCAAGGTGAGATCTTGTTGTAATTTTTGCTGATAATATTGACTTTAATTagcttttttggggggggtttgaTATCCTTTCTAGTCTGTTTTCAATAATTGGGCCACATATATAATGGTCTCCACCAAGGAGGTTTATGGTTTTtggggatgtaggttatagcccaattaattgttttaattttgctTGCATTTGGGTCTCATTGTTTCTGACACTGTGGGACACTGAGTGGCCTTGATTGAAGTCTGTGCTCTCTGCATACTTTCTGTCTTTACGCTACTAATCGCAATGTTGAGCAGTCTCTCTATGAAGTTGTTTGTCTGACAGCATCTTCTTTTCAATTGGCTAAAGCCTAAGcttgcagctgctgcttcaacCTCAGTCCCAGACGGACCCAAGCCCCCTGTACAGGACTCTGGCTCCACGTCGACAGCTGTTCCAGCCACAACCCCGACCCCAGCCCCTGCCCCAACCCCAGCAGCTGTCCCGATCCCCCCGGAGGAGGTCAAAGAGGAGCCGAGCGCTGCAGCCACAGAACCACAACAACCAGCCAGGTAAGAAGGAAGTGTTTAGTGGTGGCAGTGATGAGTCCATAATGTAGTTGATGTGTaagcaaatgtaaacacacatctgTCAAACCTGAAATTGTATAGAATCATTCAGTTGTGAATTATTGCATGTGCACCAGTTTTATTTAGAGTGTGACAGTATCATTTAGTTGTGTGGAGATGTAGATTTTGTCTGCTTTGCCGATCCATCTTGTGTAGATTGTATtaaatgtttcttcttcatcttctttgtttTACAGCTCCAGTGGTGGGAGCCAGGGCTTGGATGCCTCCTCGGCACTGGGTAAGTAATGGATGGGTCTCTGCCAGACTTACATCATACACAAGCAATTGGAGCCTGTGCTCCTCAAATAATCTCCCAGTGCTGTAGTTTGGCTGTTCCTCGCCGTTGTTGAACAAGGAGCGTGTGATTGCAGACGATTGGCAGTTTAATTACTGTATTAATACCAAAGTAGTGCATTTCCAAGGTTAAACTTGCTGTGCCAGAAAGTGTTACTGCTATGAGACAGTGACTTCACAGGCTGCAGTTCTATAATTAGGCGGGGACGAGCGTTAGCCATCCTTTATGAGAGTGAGGGGAATTCCCATTTGTTCCACTTAAGAATGTACATATTCTGACAATGTCCACAGTGTATATagatgttattgttattatttattttttctatttttatattatatatttatatattttttgatcATTTCGCTTGAATCCTGCAAAATGACGAGGAAAGTTAAGTGCTCCTTAAATCATTAAGGAAATGCTCTGCTGAAAAGTTCTTTTCAGACACTTAATTCTCCTTCACTTGAATTTGAAAGGTAAGGCCTTGTCCTAACGTGGACTGAGCTCGATGACGAAGCTATATTTAAGTTAAAAACCTTATACATATCGCTTTTAGACATTATACAACATTGAATCGTTATTTGTATGAACCTGTTCTTTTCATGCATAAACCCCTTACTGCTGATGTACTGTGACATTCAGCTGGTTTCACTCAGCAATTTAGCGTTTACCTTTGTTTTGTCATCGTTTGAATCAATCCTACATTTTGCTGATTGATTTTTGATgtatgatgtgtgttttttttgtacgtACCGTGATGAAGAATTGATGACGATATTTAAGACGTAATTTTGCTAATGAGTAACTTGGTCATCTTTGTGTTCTCAGTGACTGGGGCCGAGTACGAGGTAATGCTGACAGAGATCATGTCTATGGGCTACGAAAGGGAGCGAGTGGTGGCCGCGTTGAGGGCCAGTTTCAACAACCCCCACAGAGCTGTAGAGTATCTGCTCACTgtacgtaacacacacacacacacacacacagctgcatttGCTTCTATCACTTCTGACTAAGTGCACCAAATTAACTGTGTATAGTTTAAGAAAAGGGAAGCATTTATGGTGTCTACAGTGATGGACCACACCTGGAGGGGATTAAGTGTGTAAGTTTTGAGGAACTTGACGTGTTGTTCTTTCGTCTTTTTCAGAGTATTCCCAGCAGCCCAGTCCAGGAGAGTAATCCACCTGCACAGGTCCCCACATCTGGATCTACAGACTCCCCATCTCTAGCAGAGGGTGAGACATGCAGCtcaattaagttaaaaaaatatctgtAGTTAAACGTCGTGTGTCTAAATAAACACCTGCATGTTAGTAGTGGGAGTTAGTAGTTTTTGCTCGTATATTTCGCTGCCTCCGTGAacaattgacattttagacGCAATTTAAAACGCATACAAATAGGACACAGCACATAGACTGAGTACAAACTACATAACTCCATATATAATTACATATAACACACTTAAACTTCTTTATTCCATGTTGCTCATGTTTGTTGAATTTGGATGTCAGCAGGAGATAACCCACTAGCATTCCTGAGGACCCAGCCCCAGTTTCTGCACATGAGACAAGCCATCCAGCAGAGTCCTGCTCTGCTACCTGCGCTTCTCCAGCAACTAGGCAGGGAGAACCCCCAACTTCTACAGgtaacactcactcacacatacatctTTCGAGCTGCTGTGGAACTTCTGCTATGTTTTACACAAGACTTGAACCttttaaaagtcataaaaatagACCCAGTCATCATAGTCATTTACTgaaaccttttttcttctccagcaAATCAGTCAACATCAGGAGCTCTTTATCCAGATGTTGAACGAGCcagtgggggaggggggcgATGCACCAGAGGTGGGAGATATCGGGGCAGCAGGGGACGAGGGAGCACCTGTCAACTACATTCAGGTCACGCCTCAGGAGAAGGAAGCCATCGAAAGGGTGAGTAGTAAACAAAGTCTCAGGCTACGTCCACATTGGGATATGTTTAGGTTATATCTATGTCCAGGTGACAATTTCAGCTCCACATCAGACGGAATCTGCATTGAAACAAATAAGAGCGGCAGATCCGTTAAACCGTGTCTCGTTGTCTCTCTGCTCAGTTAAAAGCGTTGGGTTTCCCCGAGGCTCTGGTCATCCAGGCCTACTTCGCCTGCGAGAAGAACGAGAACCTGGCAGCCAACTTCCTCCTCAACCAGGGACTGGAGGACGACTGAAGACAGACTCCACTGCCTTCCCGCTCCtccctcccactcctcctcctcctcctcctcctcccctcctcggCTCAGCATATAAAGACTGCACCCCCACAAATTTTACTGTACAGCTACCAACCTCAGCTCAACCCAACTGGAGATGAGGAGAGGGGGGAGCCAGCGCGGCGGTGGCGGGCGGGTGGGGCGGTGATGGTGACGGGACAGGAAGGGAAGCGGGGCAAACGGGGTGGGTCGGGTTATGGTGGGGTATCATGCTTAACGTACACAAAATGGAGGCCGTGCGCAGGAAGGTCAGACATGTATTACCAGAGGTCGGGGTGGGTGAAAATGTGTGGAAGAATCCACGTGAAATTCCAATGGAATGTGTGGGGTTTGTTTGGGGGCTGGGGGACCTGTAATTTGATTTTAGACGCAGCTTTGGGAAAAGGGGTGGGGCGGGCCAAAGGGTTTGCAACGAGAGCGTGCGCTTGTGTCCGCGAGTGTGAGTACGTGTGTGTTCTCGTGCAGATGGATGCGTTACAGTAAAagctgagaaaaagaaaaaaagtaatcaaAAACAACCCGTTGCATTCTCTGAGTTTGTTCATGCTGTAGGTGGATGGTATGGAAGCACATTCTCCTGACTGCACCTGGACAacgttgtcagtgtgtgtgcgtgtgtgtgtgcgtgcgtgtgtgtgtgtaactgcttGCGTGTTCTTCTGTAAAGCCTCATGTACGTACATACGTCCAAGAATGAAACTGGCAGAGATGCACTGATTATGCTGccctctgtttgtgtctgacaTGATGTGGATGGGcgctgtcagtctgtgtgtgtgtgtgtgtgtgtggggaggaaaACTAAAACTGTCAAataagaatcttttttttttttttttttattgtttttgtttcacatgCATCAGCCTACAGGAGCCCTGCGTGTTTAGGTCACTAAATCAACATTATACCCACACTACTGTTTTCCCACCGTCTTCTGTTTTAcgagaagactttttttttggttaatttCTTGTCGGTTCAGGTCGTGCAGGCGTTGTTATGAGATTACATTAAACAGTTTACCAAAGGCAGACGCTCTGAGGTGAGGCTCTTTAAGTTCGCCCACATTTCTTTACCTGCGTCAACGAAACCTGTCGTACCGTAATATATGCATGACTTTCTCTCTTCTGGTCATTTCTTAACGCCGCCGTCTCcgcagacattttgaggctgtTTTTAAGCACAGTAACGACACCGAGGACGCTTCATTAAAGTCAGCCATCGTTAATGTGATCACACGCATCTACGGCGCGTCCAAACGTCTGCCGTGAAGACGGTCGAATTGTACAACCCTCTGATTTGATTGAATCTAAATTCTAATGAAGTTTAGATTCAATTCTGAATAAGAGGAGGGCGGAGCATGGAGCACTtctctggctcctgattggatgaaGTGTTGAAGGATAATGGAAAAGATTTACGGCACAAACGGACAGTATCTcactgactgcagctttaatggtAAACGTAAACAAAGACCACCGTGGATTATCAGCGCGAAGAGGTAAATAACTTATTAGCAACATGGATACCGAGTACACACCGTGTATAAAAAGTACTTCAAAAACAGATATGTCAGTGTTTGAATCATTGAAACACTCACACGCCTGTAACCAGGCGCCGACTGGACgatatcagctgtcaatcacactggtgtccagtcttatttatttccctctaaataaGAACagaatttacaaaatggacatcgTGTTCTGTTGGAGAAGACCTGAAATTAGTGATTGCAATCATTATTTCTGACATGATAAATCAAAGAAGCAGACTCAATttccttatatatatatatttatatatatataactagcagtgtcaccccctggtggtcatTCAGTGAACTGTCACCTCCATGTTAGACCCACCTTCCAAACTGGAAGTCcatttgtcgtttttttttttaaacacggTCTGTGCAGAACCAGAAGCATCTGGAACAAATGTCCTCAAgttacttaaaattccaaaaaatGAACAATTGGTGCAAACTAACAAAGACGTGACGAACACACACGACGCAACGGTTCCATTTGGCTCTAAacggtttttaaaaaaaatgcctccACGTCACATTCAAACCGTGGTTTGTATCCTCAGCTCCATCTTAGGCAAATTATGCAAACGGAggtaaaatcaaacaaatgagaACAGAGTGTTGAGTGAGGAGCATGTCTTATCTTTCACTGTCGTCCTTCTGCATGTCCACTACAATCACTGTTTTCTGAAGCTTACTGTTGTTggcctgggtgtgtgtgtgtgtgtgcgcgcgcgtgacCTCATCTTTGTGGGTCCACGGACAGTCAGTGagtgtgtcctcagtgtgtgGGTATGAAGGCGTCTTGTCTGTCCTACAGCATCTCCATGATCTTGGACTATGCTCTGCTACATTAAAATATCAGCAGTCACTCAGACTCTTGTGTTTCATGTCACTTCAATGAGCCTCGTTTCTCAAACTGTTGTacgtacacaagcttcctctggtggtaaaaTCAGGGAATACTATTCTACTGTCTATCACAACATATGTggtcagagtggagctgaggaatatTGAccagagtgcgtagaaaattaaaacacattaatgtaGGGCCCCGTGAGGCGTCCCCAACACGAGTCGGGGAGTGCAGCACTTCTTccttcacttttatttgataatcggctccaaaatgaccaaatatAGTGATAAAAACATAGATGTGCTCAGTTATGTCACGTATGATGTTTTTCGATGTACGGcaaagttaaagggcacttcctgttttgtgccAAAATGACAGCTAAATTTAAAacggccgacttcctgttgggtcacgTTTGTGTATGTAGACGTGTTCGGGGTCGGCGTCTTGTGTCGCGTAAAAAGTTTGGAGCCGCTCGGTGATCGTATGgcgaagttacagggcacttcctgtttggtggcGAATGGTAAAAAAAACGTTGGCGGATGGCTGgtgtggccacgcccttttgaatccgcaaaacATTTCGACAACTCTTGATGCGTCCGGTACAATCGACGCACGACAAACGCGCTCATTTACGCAGGGTGCgaatcgccaaaatggacgccaaaattcaaaatggccgacttcctgttgagttgaggtcataGTTAGGGTCAAAAAGAAGATGTATCTtcttttgcctctgttttcacctcagGGGGCGCTACAGAGCCCTAAAGTGAcgctaaaactaaaactaaacaagATATTGACTGCTGCATGATGGGAGAATACTatagtactgtatatactgtatatactgtagtacTACACCTATGCTCTGCATGCAGGTACTATTGATGCTGCAATAACACTGCTAAGAAAAAgcctaaaatgtgtttgtgccatAGCTTTTAAGAATGAGCAACTTCCACTAGAGTAATGTATtctaattgattttatttactaATTGATTCATCTTAtctgtattcatttttaatatccttacattctttttttttttattattatttttcctttacTCTTCGACTGTTTCATGAAACAAAATGTTGCCTCGGCTGTTTTTAACCAACCGTTTAGCTGCCAAATGCCCCTTTAAAGCACCactgtgtaacttctgttgcccAAACACCGGTCATGTTGCTTCCTTCCCCCAGAACGACTCTAGGTCCATATTCCAACCATTcttttaactaactaactaactaactaactaactaacttcatGTATCTCAATACCtcgctcatgtttcagagaTCCAGGGTTAAATCCTTTACCTAAAGTCCGCTGGCACTTCACTGTACTATAGACTGTAGCAATGACtccattattaatcgattactaaattaatcatcgactattttgatgattaattcatcatttttaattattttttttcccattattaAACAaggttttctgattgtttcagcttcttaaatgtgaatatttgagaaacatcatcgtttccaggtttgaaaaacactgatcaacattgaTTAATGGCGAGAATAATGAAcagatttatgaaaataaaatcaacattgtgtgaactcgtttgacataaaagttacacactacagctttaatgctACATTTCAGAGGAAACTATTGTGaacgtttgttttcttcactttttctaAGTCGCCGTTGATGTCGTGGCCCCTCAGATTCATGTGGTGACCCCAGTGATGTCACATGCGGTCGTGTATCAGTCACAGGGGCCGCGTGCTTCCTGCTGCGAGGcaggacgacgacgacaacaacaataaccacAGCCGACAGAGTTACAGTCAAGAACTTCCTTTTATTCAATCAAGTAAAGGTGTTGATCTtctcaaactgttttttattattattattattatggaaaAGAAACTGTAATTAACACATGCATTTCACCATGGGCTCTGGGAGGTGTGGCTGAGGATGGGATGCTGCTCtgcggggggaggaggaggaggaggagggggaggggtttaCAGGTCAGAGGTGAGGACGACGGGTTGACCAGGAGCCtcagtctacacacacacacacacacacacaaacaaacacacacacacacaggagtaaaCACGGCCCGGCGTTCCTACAAAAACAtcttcaaaacaaataaagggttctaaagagagagagagagagagcggacGGTTCGGACCCACGGTCGGActggacccacacacacacacacacacacacactctgtgctcCTCTCTGATATGGCTTCTCATGTGTGGTGCGTTCACTTGTCAAGGCTTGGCTGATTAATACTGCTGTTCAAAAGTTCAAacttgcatatatatatatatatatatatatatatatatatttaaagatatataaaatattttttttaaattcaccaAAGTCTAGTTTGAAAGTTTTTTGGAACGATATCTACGGACGACGTTTGGTGGCGACGTTTTCTAAATGTGagtctctcagtctctgtgCGACAGAACCGCTCCGCTTAATAAGGTGCTTCCAGTTATTTTTAACtttcatttttccctttttttttgtgtgtgttgttgttgttgttgttgaaatttTAAATATCTGGTCTCATTCAACCCACGAGACAAGGTGCATCATCATAGAATTGAAGGTCTCGATGTACGTACTGTGGTGACGACGACAAAAATTAAATCcaaattcaattattattcataacaaaaaaaaaatatatataaatagtcAGAAACAAAGAGGATTACAAAGAAAAGCTGCTTTTAATCGAGCAGTCGTAACCGGTCAACTCCCTCGCCGCAGTCCAAAATAAAAACCCCGCCAA
It contains:
- the rad23aa gene encoding RAD23 homolog A, nucleotide excision repair protein a isoform X1, with protein sequence MQITLKTLQQHTIQIEIDPEQTVKALKEKIETERGKDNFPVSGQKLIYAGKILQDDTPIKDYKIDEKNFVVVMVSKPKLAAAASTSVPDGPKPPVQDSGSTSTAVPATTPTPAPAPTPAAVPIPPEEVKEEPSAAATEPQQPASSSGGSQGLDASSALVTGAEYEVMLTEIMSMGYERERVVAALRASFNNPHRAVEYLLTSIPSSPVQESNPPAQVPTSGSTDSPSLAEAGDNPLAFLRTQPQFLHMRQAIQQSPALLPALLQQLGRENPQLLQQISQHQELFIQMLNEPVGEGGDAPEVGDIGAAGDEGAPVNYIQVTPQEKEAIERLKALGFPEALVIQAYFACEKNENLAANFLLNQGLEDD
- the rad23aa gene encoding RAD23 homolog A, nucleotide excision repair protein a isoform X2; translation: MQITLKTLQQHTIQIEIDPEQTVKALKEKIETERGKDNFPVSGQKLIYAGKILQDDTPIKDYKIDEKNFVVVMVSKPKLAAAASTSVPDGPKPPVQDSGSTSTAVPATTPTPAPAPTPAAVPIPPEEVKEEPSAAATEPQQPASSSGGSQGLDASSALVTGAEYEVMLTEIMSMGYERERVVAALRASFNNPHRAVEYLLTSIPSSPVQESNPPAQVPTSGSTDSPSLAEGDNPLAFLRTQPQFLHMRQAIQQSPALLPALLQQLGRENPQLLQQISQHQELFIQMLNEPVGEGGDAPEVGDIGAAGDEGAPVNYIQVTPQEKEAIERLKALGFPEALVIQAYFACEKNENLAANFLLNQGLEDD